The genomic interval gagttcgaaatgaaagatttaggaaaaacaaaattttgtctTGGTTTACAAATTGAGCATTTAAAATGTGGAATTTTCATTCATCAGTCAACTTATACCGAAAAGATTTTGAGATAGTTTTATATGGATAAATCACACCCATTGAGTAGCCCAATGGTAGTTAGGTCACTTGATGTAGAAAAAGATCATTTTCGACCTAGAGAAGAACATGAAGAGCTCCTTGGTCCAGAAGTACCATATCTTAGTGCAATAAGAGCATTGATGTATCTTGCTAATTGTACAAGACCTAATATAGCTTTCTCTGTCAATTTATTAGCAAGATTTAGTTCTGCTCCAACATATAGACATTGGAAAGGGATTAAGCACATACTCCGCTATCTCCAGGGTACTATTGATAAAGGATTATTCTATTCTAATAATTGTGGGTCACAACTTATTGGCTACGCAGATGcaggatatttatctgatccacaTAAAGCCAGATCTCAAATTGGCTATTTGTTCACTTGCGGTGACACTGTTATATCCTGGTGGTCAACAAAGCAAACTCTGGTGGTCACTTCCTCAAATCATGCTGAGATACTTGCAATTCACGAGGCAAGTCGAGAATGTGTTTGGTTAAGATCAATGACACAACATATTCGAGGAACATGTGGATTAACATCTAATAAAGAAGTACCAACAATTCTCTATAAAGATAatgctgcttgcatcgctcaacttaaAGGAGGGTACATTAAAGGAGACAGAACTAAACATATTTCACCAAAATTCTTCTTTACACACAATCTTCAAGAAAATGGTGATATCGATGTTCAACAAATTCGATCAAGTGATAATCTTGCAGACTTATTCACGAagtcattaccaacatcaacttttgagaagatagttcacaagattggaatgcgtcgattaaaggatctccatgaatgccaaaatgagggggagtaatttcatactgcactcttttttccttgaccgagttttatcccactgggttttctcgGTGAGGTTTTTAATGaagcagttattatggacatcgaaggaggagtgttataaatattattaattatgtggatgtccaaatcttttaccATTAATGAAATCAACatttcctttttcttagtttcgtttttttcttaatttcttaatatttaactcttgtatgtgtataaataggagatcacctattggaataaaacactcagaaaattctcatctcttctctattttctttctctaaattataatattacataatactaatatttcataatatatatagatttttaatcaattttttaataatcatttaaattgtatcttaattaataattttcatttttgGTATTTGGGTGTTTAATACAGTTATGTGGGgatttattattatgttttatgtAATTTTGTAATGTGGTTGTTTTAATGTTTAAATGAgagaatttattttaattaaagattttattttttcgttctaatatttttgataaatattaaaaaaatatattaattcaaatatttttgtttgttttcttttaattaaaggttttactcaattttttttctttctttttaattaaagattttatttttgttttaggtttattgataaatattttttgtttggttttaatTCTTATGTATTATGTTTTTTCATTTGGGCATTCATTTAggtgtaaattatatattttgattaaGTCAGTCCTCTCATTACTCACTTAGAGATTATTAGCAATAATTGtttttacaatttaaatttttgagattatttatattttcttcaaatatttattttgttttgatacttttattaatatttaattaactttGTTTTTGCACTATTTTTTTATGGTTTGGATGCCTTTTATAGTTTTTGTGCCATCATTATGGTGTGCCCCTAATTGTTTAGGGTAGATTTGTAGTATGATCAATAGGTAAGAGAAAGATTTCAT from Cannabis sativa cultivar Pink pepper isolate KNU-18-1 chromosome 4, ASM2916894v1, whole genome shotgun sequence carries:
- the LOC133037026 gene encoding secreted RxLR effector protein 161-like: MVVRSLDVEKDHFRPREEHEELLGPEVPYLSAIRALMYLANCTRPNIAFSVNLLARFSSAPTYRHWKGIKHILRYLQGTIDKGLFYSNNCGSQLIGYADAGYLSDPHKARSQIGYLFTCGDTVISWWSTKQTLVVTSSNHAEILAIHEASRECVWLRSMTQHIRGTCGLTSNKEVPTILYKDNAACIAQLKGGYIKGDRTKHISPKFFFTHNLQENGDIDVQQIRSSDNLADLFTK